One genomic region from Glaciimonas sp. PAMC28666 encodes:
- a CDS encoding alpha-hydroxy acid oxidase, producing the protein MPVITCIEDLRVLAQKRVPKAFYDYADSGSYTEGTYRANTSDLAALKLRQRVAINVDERSTATTMIGENVAMPVAIAPTGLTGMQWANGEMLGAIAAEKFGIPFTLSTMSICSIEDVASVTTKPFWFQLYVMRDRGFVKSLIERAKAAKCSALVLTLDLQILGQRHKDIKNGMSVPPKLTLANIIDLASKPAWALRALGGRKTFGNLAGHVKGADGILTLSKWTASQFDPTLCWDDIAWIKQQWGGKLILKGILDVEDAKIAAASGADAIVVSNHGGRQLDGAVSSISALPAIVEAVGDQIEVWFDGGIRSGQDVLKAVALGAKGTMIGRAFLYSLGAMGEAGVTKMLEIMRQELDVSMALTGTKDIKDVGLQILTRT; encoded by the coding sequence ATGCCCGTCATCACCTGCATCGAAGATCTGCGCGTACTCGCACAGAAACGGGTACCAAAAGCTTTTTACGACTATGCCGATAGCGGCTCTTACACCGAAGGAACCTATCGCGCCAATACCAGTGATCTGGCCGCATTGAAATTACGCCAGCGCGTCGCGATTAACGTCGACGAACGCAGCACCGCCACGACCATGATCGGGGAAAATGTCGCGATGCCGGTCGCCATTGCGCCTACCGGACTGACTGGTATGCAATGGGCCAACGGCGAAATGCTGGGTGCTATAGCGGCTGAAAAATTTGGCATTCCGTTCACCTTATCAACGATGAGTATTTGCTCGATCGAAGACGTTGCCAGCGTAACGACCAAGCCATTCTGGTTTCAACTGTACGTCATGCGCGACCGTGGCTTCGTTAAATCGCTGATCGAGCGCGCCAAAGCGGCGAAATGTTCGGCACTCGTACTAACGCTAGACTTGCAGATTTTAGGGCAGCGTCATAAAGATATTAAGAATGGCATGTCAGTACCGCCCAAGTTAACCCTCGCCAACATCATTGATCTGGCGAGCAAGCCTGCCTGGGCCCTGCGCGCGCTGGGCGGTCGGAAAACCTTCGGCAACCTCGCGGGTCACGTCAAAGGAGCCGATGGCATTCTGACGCTGAGTAAATGGACTGCCAGCCAATTCGATCCGACTTTGTGCTGGGACGACATCGCCTGGATCAAGCAGCAATGGGGCGGCAAACTGATCCTAAAAGGCATTCTCGACGTAGAAGACGCTAAAATCGCCGCCGCCAGCGGTGCCGATGCGATCGTCGTCAGCAATCATGGTGGCCGACAGCTGGATGGAGCGGTGTCGTCCATTTCGGCACTGCCAGCCATCGTCGAAGCGGTGGGCGATCAAATTGAGGTATGGTTCGATGGGGGTATCCGAAGTGGTCAGGATGTCCTGAAAGCAGTTGCGCTGGGCGCTAAAGGAACCATGATCGGTCGCGCTTTTCTATACAGCCTGGGTGCGATGGGCGAAGCCGGAGTGACCAAAATGTTAGAGATCATGCGCCAGGAACTGGACGTCAGCATGGCGCTGACTGGCACCAAAGATATCAAGGATGTCGGCCTGCAAATACTCACGCGTACCTAA
- a CDS encoding cytochrome C oxidase subunit IV family protein has protein sequence MDTNNTHAGQQHPTSLYLKIWALLFVLSTLSYMVDYLQLHGYLRWALILLLMLLKAGLIVAFFMHMAWERLALVYAILVPPLCLLVLVILMATEAHSTFLTRLIFFR, from the coding sequence ATGGATACGAACAACACACACGCCGGACAACAGCATCCGACCAGCCTTTATCTAAAAATTTGGGCACTATTGTTTGTACTCAGCACACTTTCTTATATGGTCGACTATTTGCAGCTGCATGGGTATTTGAGATGGGCTTTGATTTTGTTGCTGATGTTGCTGAAGGCGGGATTGATTGTGGCTTTTTTTATGCATATGGCGTGGGAGCGTTTGGCGCTGGTATATGCCATTCTCGTACCGCCGCTGTGCTTGTTAGTGTTAGTGATACTCATGGCCACGGAAGCGCACAGCACTTTTTTGACGCGGTTGATATTTTTCCGCTGA
- a CDS encoding heme-copper oxidase subunit III family protein, producing the protein MSGPNSGEVDTAKAQQAVLLKPPALAPSGWRQLVNDWSADREAFQVSWGKAMMWIFLLSDTFIFSCFLVGYMTVRMSGTQAWPNTSEVFALHIDGTPVPLLLIAIMTFVLISSSGTMAMAVNFAYRRERVRAAILMLVTAAFGVAFVSMQVFEWTNLIVNEGVRPWGNAMGAPQFGATFFMITGFHGLHVSIGVIYLVTVAVRILLGRYERSGNYQIVEIAGLYWHFVDLVWVFIFALFYLW; encoded by the coding sequence ATGAGCGGACCAAATTCAGGAGAAGTCGACACCGCAAAAGCGCAGCAAGCGGTGTTGCTGAAACCCCCTGCGCTAGCGCCATCGGGATGGCGCCAACTGGTAAATGACTGGTCGGCCGACAGGGAGGCTTTTCAGGTGTCCTGGGGCAAGGCGATGATGTGGATATTTTTGCTATCGGACACCTTTATATTCAGTTGTTTTTTAGTTGGCTATATGACGGTGCGGATGTCGGGAACGCAAGCATGGCCGAATACCAGTGAAGTGTTTGCGCTGCATATCGACGGTACGCCGGTGCCGCTGTTGCTGATCGCCATTATGACTTTTGTGCTGATTAGCAGCAGTGGCACCATGGCAATGGCGGTGAACTTCGCTTATCGTCGCGAGCGCGTTCGGGCTGCCATTTTGATGTTGGTCACTGCCGCATTCGGGGTTGCTTTTGTCAGCATGCAAGTGTTTGAGTGGACTAATCTGATCGTCAATGAGGGGGTGCGGCCATGGGGAAATGCGATGGGCGCTCCGCAATTCGGCGCGACATTTTTTATGATTACCGGTTTTCACGGCCTGCATGTTTCAATCGGCGTGATTTATCTGGTGACGGTTGCTGTGCGGATATTACTCGGCCGTTACGAACGCAGCGGTAATTATCAGATTGTCGAAATTGCCGGATTATATTGGCATTTTGTGGATCTGGTATGGGTGTTCATCTTTGCGTTATTTTATCTTTGGTGA